CCCCGGCCACGGCCAGCGAGGCGGCGTTGCCCTCCGCCGCCCGGATGATCAACCGGCGCGGAGGGTGGTCGGTCAGCAGGTGCTGGACCACCCGGGAGACGGCCTCGGTGGTGAGGCCGCGGCCGCGGGCGTCGGGGTGGGTCCAGTAGCCGAGCTCGAGGCCGTCCGAGTGGCCGTGGACGCCGACGGTCCCCACCAGCAGGTCGCGGTCGCGCTCGACCACCGCCCAGGTCCGGCCGTCCAGGGCGCCGGTGCGGGTGGCCAGCCGGAACGCGGCGGCGTCGGCGAGGGTGTAGGGGGAGGGGAGGTGCGACAGCCAGTGCTGGGTGAGCGGGTCGGCGCAGCCCTCGGCGACGCGGACGTCGTCGCTGCGCCGGTGGCCCCGCAGCACCAGCCGGTCGGTCTCGAGCACGGGCACCTCCGCGGGGTGGCGCTGGGCCCGCTCGGTGGGGGCCAGCGTTCCCACCCAGGCGTCCACCAGCTCGTCGCGGTGGTCCAGGTAGCGCGGCACGACGCCGTCGCTGACCCGGAACCCGGTGCTCCAGGCGAGGGTCCGTGAGCCCCAGTTGCCGACCTCGGTCCACCAGA
The sequence above is a segment of the Auraticoccus monumenti genome. Coding sequences within it:
- a CDS encoding GNAT family N-acetyltransferase, translating into MSFPPRRFPEDVPTLADGDVVLRAHRLEDVDAVVEQCTDPHSVRWTTVPLGYDDAMARDWITSAIPQAWAGGTSHLFAVETTHPDGVRRFSGTVEVRALDGGRGEVAFGAHPAVRGTGAMRTAVELVLDHAFDTLGLRAVVWWTEVGNWGSRTLAWSTGFRVSDGVVPRYLDHRDELVDAWVGTLAPTERAQRHPAEVPVLETDRLVLRGHRRSDDVRVAEGCADPLTQHWLSHLPSPYTLADAAAFRLATRTGALDGRTWAVVERDRDLLVGTVGVHGHSDGLELGYWTHPDARGRGLTTEAVSRVVQHLLTDHPPRRLIIRAAEGNAASLAVAGACGFTRCGRTTGTARRRDGTGGDHVVLERPC